The genome window GAAATGCTGTATGTAAACCGGAAAAAGAATTCAATTTcccaaattgaaaataaatttgaaatacagAGATGAATAAGTTCTGCGACAGACCTCATATCATTGAGTGTAAAGGTAATGCTTGAATTTTCTTGATTATACTTGTTCCTGTAGTTCATGATTGGGTTTACATGTTCCATAATGCCAATAACATCTGCATCATATCTCAGTAAATTAGAAAATGTTTCATTTTCTTAGATTAATGGGTGAAATTGAGCAACATAACTGGTTCTGATCACGAAAACGACTCACCGATCAAATAATCCTCTTGCAGTGCAGCATTGGTAATAGCGGGCAAGTCGGTAAATTGAAACACATGACGCGGGATGTAATCCACACCTCCAGTAGCAACAACCTGAGTCATATGATATAATTGGATGTAGACGTCATTTCTGAAGCATCTTTCAGTTTGCATGGCCCCATATGGCCTTACAACAAAATTTCGAACATCATAGGTTTCGCCTTCATTAAATAGATTTTGCAGCATATTGAAGCTATGAGCAGGAATCCATGCATGAATTCGTCCAGCCTGCCAACAGAATACTATCCTCAGTAATATGATAAAATTCGGAGATGTATAATGCGTACGTTTAAAACCTGTACTCACCAATTCATCGACGAAAATCATGTTCACTCCTACTGTTTCTCCACGACGATCGATCTTTGGCCACATTCTTGTTACTCGCACTTTGAGCCTCCATTCCGTGGTAGTGTGAGGACGTAAGTTTGATATCATTTGGTATGGGAAGTTATCCATGGTGT of Daucus carota subsp. sativus chromosome 3, DH1 v3.0, whole genome shotgun sequence contains these proteins:
- the LOC108212486 gene encoding uncharacterized protein LOC108212486, whose amino-acid sequence is MDNFPYQMISNLRPHTTTEWRLKVRVTRMWPKIDRRGETVGVNMIFVDELAGRIHAWIPAHSFNMLQNLFNEGETYDVRNFVVRPYGAMQTERCFRNDVYIQLYHMTQVVATGGVDYIPRHVFQFTDLPAITNAALQEDYLIDVIGIMEHVNPIMNYRNKYNQENSSITFTLNDMSISAEVTFYNELAQAFEQGIRDADEHPVILIISSCKSTFIRGEPNLSNLPPTRFFINHTHEAVDDFRNALRRKVYPTVEDTKGKQVKEIQ